From Vicia villosa cultivar HV-30 ecotype Madison, WI unplaced genomic scaffold, Vvil1.0 ctg.000938F_1_1, whole genome shotgun sequence, the proteins below share one genomic window:
- the LOC131632355 gene encoding uncharacterized protein At4g04775-like: MSMSHYSEASSRTKSPSVHGECRCGLDAPLMTSWTDSNPGRRFYGCGMYKIQGYKRCNHFVWYDEELGPRAKEMISTLKQKLKIANLKIDAAKIQEDEMSKKIRNLNMRIMYLKLSIASIVVLVVGLVLGFVMN, from the exons ATGTCCATGTCTCATTATTCTGAAGCAAGTAGTCGAACAAAATCCCCTTCCGTCCATGGCGAATGTAGGTGTGGTCTTGATGCACCTTTAATGACTTCTTGGACTGATTCTAACCCAGGACGTCGTTTTTACGGTTGTGGGATGTACAAG ATTCAGGGGTACAAGAGATGTAATCATTTTGTTTGGTATGATGAAGAGCTGGGCCCTAGAGCAAAAGAGATGATTTCAACATTGAAACAGAAACTGAAAATTGCAAATCTCAAAATTGATGCAGCCAAGATCCAAGAAGATGAAATGAGCAAGAAGATCAGGAATTTGAACATGAGGATAATGTATTTGAAGCTTTCGATTGCGTCCATTGTCGTGTTAGTAGTGGGATTAGTGTTAGGATTTGTAATGAACTAG